Genomic window (Sparus aurata chromosome 19, fSpaAur1.1, whole genome shotgun sequence):
cagcgttacatacattagtagctgtaaacacaaacacattataaatcacatcatgtggtcccctttaaacgccgggtgaaggtgtatattttggtaaataaccgccggttccaaattaATGCCgagtcaattttttttttttaaaaaacatcaaggaagaagacgcgACCATTGACACTGCACGATTTTTTTCTTTGCGTTTTTCACGTATCGTGCTTGCTTTCTatcagtcatcacactgatgatcgccatggctccggtgcagcagaCTTTCTGTCTtcaaatatgcagaggaaaacccgggagaagcagccgctagatgtttctctgtcgaccccaagagagtgagagattggcgaaaaaataaaacctccTGTCAGAGGAGGAcggcaacaggaccaggctgccagctggagggaggaagaaggctagagagaagcctgagataaacatgcgggaataagttatcagcaaacgggcacgccacgagagagtgtcccgcaaaatgatcagggtgatggtgaaacaaatgtacgccaccgtgagtgactgcagagatgaggagtttgctacgagtgctggttggataaatcatttcatccaccgcaacaacttcactggcagaagacaactattgcccagaaggatgccggATAAttcagagaagctggagaagtttgtgacattttaatcTTGGATTTTTGTGaagagggaattaaacgcctgtcccaaataaacacctggtctgttaaaacctatTGGTGGTTAATGGCGGCCTGGCGGTCTGCCGGTACTTGTTGccgtttgtatgatgtatttttctgttaaacgataagaggcgcactttaacaatattattaataataataataatattaattaatgataatgatgatgagaagaagtagaaaaatggcatactgaaaagttctgtagatggttgattatttgaaagagtaaaactcgAGAGAAGCTTGGGAAAAAAAGGGCCCAGTTTGATgtcatagattgaaaattacattgaaaagacaaaaaacattttaagtgtgaatagaacagctgttcagatcatcctcctgtaaaacactgttggtcaaatatttaaacttcatgtctgcattagagaacatggtgtgtggtgaggctgtaaatcttatcttatttttttagcacGTGTCAAGTAACGTGCCCTTTAACACGTTTCAAAAAGATTAcaaattgggaatatgacttggctacagctcaaaaaaacatttcagtcaaaagattttttttttgctttaatccatgaGTTCAGTTGAATTATGCACTTTCGTTCAGAAGAATGCAATTTGATCCCTTGGAATATGGCAGCTTTTTTGTTAAGTTATCCTATCCATATTCCAGACTGAGTaagtttccattttccattGAATAAATTTGATGGAAGTACATATCTTGTTTACTTGAATTAATGAACTCATTAAATCCAGGGCTcgactgttttcagtgttttccacaaATAGAGGGGGCTCTCTTGCAAGTGGAGCTTACCCTGGTCAAAGTTAAGtaggtcaaagtgcaaatgtttacatagtcataaaataatattaagacGTATAATAtttgattaaataaaatacaagtcaaatgttcaaaaaaccttgttatttacttaatgagtgtagtTATATAGGAACTGAGTTAATTTataggctatttatttacaaatgtagccacagatgaagacaaaatcaatcttgtatggaaaaaagcattaaaaaatcGCAATAATCAAAGAATTGTGGCACCAATAATCGAATCGAATCTACAATCgttataatcgaagaatcgaagctcccataatcgaaatcgaatcgaatcgtgaggtacccTTATTGGAACACCCCTAGGTAACACTGATGTGGAAGTTAGTGGAATTTTgcaaaaatgattaaataaatacaaatctgaCTACATAGTGCAATAGTACAGTAAATAGTCAAGAATGTGATTACGTAGTTAGTGTCAGACAGAGTATGCCACTCGGAATAAGTCCTTTTTCAGGCGGGATTTACAGGTGGAGACAGGGTCGGAATTGTGAATGTCCGGTGAAATAGAGTTCCAAAGGCAGTGGGCATATTGGCTGAAAGCTCTTCACCCCATGGTAGTTAAGTTGACAAGTTCAGAGAGATACGATGGTGCCAGGTTGTGAAGGATCTTGAATGCGAGGAGTGGAATCTTAAATTCAATGCGGGATTTGATAGGGAGCCAATGAAGTTGCTGCAGGGCAGGAGTGATGTGTTCAATAGAGGGAGTTCTGGTGATGATACGAGTGGCtgcgttctggaccagttggagtTTTTGAAGAAAATGTTGCATTTCAGTATAGCGATGCAATTTTCTGGACCTACCACACTTTTCTAATTTTTCTACTACTTGCCTTTACCAGCTTaatcattatatccacattattgATGGTCATTAGTCAAATCTCATGGTATTAATGTTTTGTAAAAGaaccaatagtcatccctacagTATTGTTGCTTTATTGATAGAGTGGTACTAATTTTCATTCTCCCTTTTCCAACTGAATAATGTTCAGACATTGCTTGACAGAGATGGCTGGAAAGATAATAACAAGCCAATAGCCTTAACTTAAACATACGTCATAGCACTGCTACTGAAAAGGAGAGCAAATTAGCGTGTTCACCTGAGTGCTGTGATCACATCACGGTGGAGCTGAGTCAGAGGTGATAAATATCCCGACTACTGCAGGGTTAATTGACCCAGGAGTAAATCCTGATTGCTTACATTCACATCGAGTACATAAGAATGGCAAGTACGTACGTTGGCACAACCAGAAAACATAATACCTCCAGTATTGGAATAGTGAAGCCCTGGTACAAGAAAAGGGACTTTGATGATTGCCTTATGTTTCGTATAATATGTAAATACAACCTCTTACATCTGTAATTATGTGGCAGCGTATTTGATATAATTTCCTCTAACACTAACAGACTAACACTCCTCATTGCTGCAACAGATTTGCCCGCCACTGCCACTATCACCTTAAGATGATTAGACCCTGAACTAGGGTCTAGGTACTGATGGCATCTGCTCACCTAGCTGGGCCTGGTTGGCATCTGACATCTGAATGAGAGCGCTGTCCTTCTTATTGTAAAGAATTTTCACCCTCTGGACATCACCATACACTCCTGCATGAGAGCCACAGGCAGGCAGGATGAGAAAAGGTGAGGTGGAGAGAAAGCAGAcagttagaaaaacaaaatgtcaacactGGAGACAAGGATATTTAAGGAcaagaaacaaagaagagagAATAGCAGAGTACACACAAGAAGTTTACAGTAGACTTAGAGTGAGGGGTGTGTAGAGGGAACAGgtaaagagagaagagacacCCTCTAAACAGATACGTTATCAAGCTGTGTCAGATGgctataaataaaaatagcatgcAAAAATGACTTCACCGTGCATTTACAAATAACTGTGTAGTGAATTTTAGGGTAAAGTAACAAACATTAACCCAAACCAATAAACAGGGGGCGAAAATGTATTACAAATTACCAAACAAACTACTGTGTGCAAACAAATATACATAGgcttgtaataataataataataataataataataataataatgacaaatgTCTCAAAGATAGAATGGAAATAGAATAAACAGAAAGAAGGTAGAAGAAAGAGAGgttggaaggagagagagagagagagagagagagagagagagagagagagagagaagagaaagagagaaagagagagagagagagagagagagagagagagagagagagagagctaacGATAACATACCGAAGAGGGTAAACAGACTTTGGGGCGTAACCATCTTTAGAGGGAGAGAAGAGCAACAAGCAGCGTGAGACAGGTAGAGAGGTAGAAGAGTCGGAGCGGAGCGGAGGTAGAGATGGACAGATCGATCCAGAACGGAGGTAGGTAGGAGGAAtggtggtttttgtttttccccccgGAGAGTGATGGAGGTGGTGGGTCATGGAGGGGAGCAGGCGGCAGAAGAGGAGTCATGGAAGGGGGTTTGGAGGGGAGGGTGGGTTGGTtaatgagggaggaggaggtggaggaaagaGGGGTTAAAAGTACCCCCATCAGCACATGAAGTGGATGCCGAGGTAGGATGAATGAAGGGGGAAAAGAGGGATGGGAGCAGAGAAAGGGGTGAGAGGGGGAGATGAATAGGGAGGCAAATGCAAAttgggagaaaaataaaaaaaataaaaagtgaggagggggagggacaaaaaataaaatataggtCAGTACACTGGAATAATGCAGGTAGTTTGGTCAGAGATAATGGCTTGGATCAATGTTTTCTTTCGTCAAAATACAGCAAATAACTTGCGCCAAAATGTCTTTCACCCTGGACAAGCATGGGGTAAAGGTACATTCATGTCAAAATCATAATAAAATCAGCAATATAAAGTCATAACCATGGGATAAAAAATACATGCAGCAGGTTGCAAATCTGAAGATCTACAATCTTTCAGTAAGGGAGAATGGTACTACAAAAGTTTGAGGAACTGAGGGGGAAGACAGTTAGGAGACCATGCAGTTAGATTTGTTTAGCAGTACAATTTGGCATGCAAGAGTTGATGTGAAGTCCACTTGAGTAAAACGTGGTGTTCACACAAGTCTGAGAGGCTAAAAGAAAGCTCAAGCACAGTATCTTAACATAAGGGGTTCATGTTTGAATGGTTCAGATACTGTCAAAGGCTCTGCTATGACACATTCATTCACAGTCAGAGAGAACAAACTGAtgaggaaagagacagagaacatTAGGTGAAACAAATTAGATGCTATTTAAgtcagtttaaaaaagaaaaaaaaaaaaaacgggaggaagagggagaaaagacaAGTGTTTCAGAGAGGCACGTATTTATTCCCAAAACTAAGACACAGGTTAGGAGACCACAGAATGATTTCATATGAGCTTTCATATGAGctgaggagaggtgaggagaacttagagagaaaaacagaagagagacagtTAGCCGAGTTAGATACAGTTTGACAAGAGAGGTAAGGGCAGAACattggaggaggaaagagggggAAGTATTGGTGCTATGACAGAAACAGCAAATCCCCTCCCTTTACGGGGACATAATAAGTCTTGACCAAGAGGGgaacaaatcaaaacaacagcaaGACCCTGGGCATGTAAAGGACACGAGAAAATACAGCAAAGAAAAAGGTtagacaaaatgttttttgatcAGTGCCAATTTGAGCAGAAACCATAAATTAAATTGCATACAACCTCTGAGCTGTAAATACCTAAAAAGAATGACATTGCTGGCTCAGATATTATCACCACAGAAAGACATTTTGTAGAATGAAAAGCTCAAACAAATCTATGGGTGCACAAAACCACCCTCTGCTCATCACAAAATGTCACAGAAGCATTGTTTCTCTCTGCTTATTAACTTAGAGAGTTTCTGAAACTTAATTGTCAAAGACCAGAGAATTGTTACAGTTTAATAAGCCAAATAAAGTGGTTTAGTGTAAGTCATTAAAGTTgagttctcaggtcaaatatgtACCAAAAAAATCCCATCATGGACATTCCTATGTATTGTCTGTGACAGACACAAGACAATGAAAAAGAAAGCATAAGGAGGACAACTGGCCATCAACagcaaattaaaattaaaaaacaacagagggaTGAAGGTGGTGGATATAAGCCTGAGATGGTCCATTTGACTGGTGcggtgtgactgtgtgtgtgtgtgtgtgtgtgtgtgtgtagttgtgttacTGACCTCCTCATTGAGGTTGCTGACCAGAAGGACCCCACTGGACCCCGCCTGTCCAGCCAGGGCCACCCTccccgcagcagcagcagccgccgctGCCGCGCTCAGAGGGTTCAGGGCTCCTGACAGGAAGTAGACAAGACAATCATGGAATGGAGAGCAGCACTTCCACTACACCAAAGCATTACAACAATAAGCAGGTACAAAATGGTGAAaggaagagaaataaaaacgTGATCTACCTGGGATCTTACCGAGGAGGGAGTTGGAGTCTTTGCTGAAGGCAGCGGCCACCGTGGGGTCGAGGCTGGGCTGCCCGTCACCAGCAGGCAGCTCAGGCCGTGTGTAGTCACGACTCTTATCGTTGTTGTACTTGACATTTAGGTTGACCAGCTTGGAGAAGTCGATACGCAGCGTGCAACATGAATTGTAGATGTTCTGGCCATCCAGGGCctgtcaaagaaagaaaaataatcatgtTCATCCATGTTGAACAATTACATTCGGTATGGCAAGATTAAAAATGCTTAACTACACAGTAGTTGATTAGCAGTAAAGATGCTTAACAGGATTAGTGAGTGTTCCAGGTAAAAAACCTCTTACCAGTTTGGCCTGCTGTGCATTGACAGGATCACTGAACTGCAGAAGAGCCTGGAACTGATTGTTCTTAGTGAATGTGATTATCTTCATGACTGTGCCAAACTTGGAGAAAatctgacaacaaaacaaagaaaatacaaactTCAATAGTCAAGTACAAATGGTGCATAAGTTGCATCATACCTGAACCATTTGCTTTGGTATGGAGTCACAACAAATGCTGCGTGCCTGTTGCAGGACATCCAGCGTTACAGGGTAGAACATGTTGTCAATGATGATCCTCAGCACAGGACTGGAAGCTGCAGCGAGGGCCTCCTGTACATCTGAGCTTGGTGAACCACCAGACTGGACTGCCGACACGGCCTGAAGCACGGCCTGGGTCCGCTACGGCCAAACACAAGATGTTAAGTCATGATCTTTAACAATGGAGGCCAACTGACAAGATGGTGACCCACTCTGCTGACAGCTAACTAACTGATGTcaagaaaacaatgaaagtaTTGACATACAGGTCCTCAACATCATTATCTTTTTAAGGTTTAGAGCTTGAGTACTTCAAATATTAATGTATTGAGACAGTGAAACAAAGAGCACTAGTTGTCAACCAAGTCTTTAACAGGCACATGAGTAGTagccatgtttttttcatgcaacTGAAAGCATACTAATAATActaattaataaaatgaactgtgGATTCTTTAGTCATTAGTCAGACTCTACTAACCTGATTGCCAGCATCAGTTTTGAGTTCTTTGTGATTGGAGTACTGAATAAAGACGGGGACATTGCGGACATGAGGAGTTACAGTGGTGTAGTAGTTCACCATAGTGATGGCTGCCTCTTCTGTTCCCATCTCCAGGAATGCCTTGAAgtagagaaaaagagaaaacaaagcgCTGATATATTTCCACTGTTACCATTCAAATAGAGAATATCTGATCATCTGTACTTACTTTCCAATATATTTAGACAAACCTCATATCCATTTTCATTCAATTAAGTAGAAGAGAATTTAT
Coding sequences:
- the LOC115569566 gene encoding polypyrimidine tract-binding protein 2-like isoform X1, giving the protein MLTIAHLTKMEVLESTGISDVAVGVKRGSDELSMYNSPNSGMGSISDGASNGSDSKKLRVEEAPPSRVLHIRKLPNEASETEVIALGLPFGKVTNILTLKGKNQAFLEMGTEEAAITMVNYYTTVTPHVRNVPVFIQYSNHKELKTDAGNQRTQAVLQAVSAVQSGGSPSSDVQEALAAASSPVLRIIIDNMFYPVTLDVLQQIFSKFGTVMKIITFTKNNQFQALLQFSDPVNAQQAKLALDGQNIYNSCCTLRIDFSKLVNLNVKYNNDKSRDYTRPELPAGDGQPSLDPTVAAAFSKDSNSLLGKIPGALNPLSAAAAAAAAAGRVALAGQAGSSGVLLVSNLNEEMVTPQSLFTLFGVYGDVQRVKILYNKKDSALIQMSDANQAQLAMSHLNGQKMYGKIIRVTLSKHQTVALPRDGLDDQGLTKDYANSPLHRFKKPGSKNFQNIFPPSATLHLSNIPQDVTEDDLRLLFSNAGGTVKAFKFFQDRKMALIQMSTVEEAIQALIDLHNYNMGGNQHLRVSFSKSTI
- the LOC115569566 gene encoding polypyrimidine tract-binding protein 2-like isoform X2: MLTIAHLTKMEVLESTGISDVAVGVKRGSDELSMYNSPNSGMGSISDGASNGSDSKKLRVEEAPPSRVLHIRKLPNEASETEVIALGLPFGKVTNILTLKGKNQAFLEMGTEEAAITMVNYYTTVTPHVRNVPVFIQYSNHKELKTDAGNQRTQAVLQAVSAVQSGGSPSSDVQEALAAASSPVLRIIIDNMFYPVTLDVLQQIFSKFGTVMKIITFTKNNQFQALLQFSDPVNAQQAKLALDGQNIYNSCCTLRIDFSKLVNLNVKYNNDKSRDYTRPELPAGDGQPSLDPTVAAAFSKDSNSLLGALNPLSAAAAAAAAAGRVALAGQAGSSGVLLVSNLNEEMVTPQSLFTLFGVYGDVQRVKILYNKKDSALIQMSDANQAQLAMSHLNGQKMYGKIIRVTLSKHQTVALPRDGLDDQGLTKDYANSPLHRFKKPGSKNFQNIFPPSATLHLSNIPQDVTEDDLRLLFSNAGGTVKAFKFFQDRKMALIQMSTVEEAIQALIDLHNYNMGGNQHLRVSFSKSTI
- the LOC115569566 gene encoding polypyrimidine tract-binding protein 2-like isoform X3; protein product: MDGISDVAVGVKRGSDELSMYNSPNSGMGSISDGASNGSDSKKLRVEEAPPSRVLHIRKLPNEASETEVIALGLPFGKVTNILTLKGKNQAFLEMGTEEAAITMVNYYTTVTPHVRNVPVFIQYSNHKELKTDAGNQRTQAVLQAVSAVQSGGSPSSDVQEALAAASSPVLRIIIDNMFYPVTLDVLQQIFSKFGTVMKIITFTKNNQFQALLQFSDPVNAQQAKLALDGQNIYNSCCTLRIDFSKLVNLNVKYNNDKSRDYTRPELPAGDGQPSLDPTVAAAFSKDSNSLLGKIPGALNPLSAAAAAAAAAGRVALAGQAGSSGVLLVSNLNEEMVTPQSLFTLFGVYGDVQRVKILYNKKDSALIQMSDANQAQLAMSHLNGQKMYGKIIRVTLSKHQTVALPRDGLDDQGLTKDYANSPLHRFKKPGSKNFQNIFPPSATLHLSNIPQDVTEDDLRLLFSNAGGTVKAFKFFQDRKMALIQMSTVEEAIQALIDLHNYNMGGNQHLRVSFSKSTI